Proteins found in one Quercus robur chromosome 2, dhQueRobu3.1, whole genome shotgun sequence genomic segment:
- the LOC126713537 gene encoding laccase-14-like isoform X2, which produces MNPKKKESLFLGSLFLAVQCLCMVKGDVHFYDFVLTEENFTRLCSTETMLAVNGSIPGPVIRVHKGDTMYVNVHNQGYYGVTIHWHGIKQPRNPWSDGTNYITQCPIEPGSNFTYEVILSTEEGTLWWHAHSDWTRVGVHGAIVILPAIGTTYPFPKANDEEIIILGSLYRGNLKSSLDEDLHSGIDLPHSVAYTINGEPGDLCPCSKETTYRWMVEYGKTYLVRLVNAAVSVDLFFAVAQHNLTVVGTDAHYTKPINTSYIMISPGQTMDILLTTNQSLGHYYIAARQFWSQDAPATLFDPVNATMILQYKGNYTIPSSPTFPSNLPFYKDLRSAITFTNLFKSLANKDYPVNVPLNITTRMFITLSMGGIIFHNLTSTLEAKATSANNISWSNPTTDVLLAYYRNISGVYTTDFPDQPPSYFNFTGDDFPYTLTELGTKVKVLNYNEAVEMVFQSTNLVEGAGLHPMHLHGHSFYVVGSGPGIYDNVTDPKSFNLVDPVEVNTFGVPKEGWLAIRFVANNPGVWFWHCHLDRHMTWGMSSVFIVKNGDTTETSIRKPPPQMPLCDASFRLRLENIDGLDQGKEN; this is translated from the exons atgaatccaaaaaagaaagaatcgCTGTTTTTGGGCTCTCTGTTTCTTGCTGTACAGTGTCTTTGCATGGTCAAGGGCGATGTTCATTTTTATGACTTTGTT CTTACGGAGGAAAACTTCACAAGGTTGTGTAGCACTGAGACCATGTTAGCTGTAAATGGCAGTATTCCTGGGCCAGTAATACGGGTTCACAAAGGAGATACGATGTATGTCAATGTTCATAACCAAGGATATTATGGGGTGACCATTCACTG GCATGGTATAAAGCAACCAAGAAATCCATGGTCAGATGGCACAAACTACATCACACAATGTCCTATTGAACCAGGATCAAACTTCACCTATGAGGTCATTCTTTCCACAGAGGAGGGAACACTTTGGTGGCATGCTCACAGTGATTGGACACGAGTCGGTGTTCATGGTGCTATTGTTATCTTGCCTGCTATTGGAACCACTTATCCATTTCCCAAAGCAAATGACGAAGAGATCATAATACTTG GTTCGTTGTACAGAGGAAATTTAAAATCTTCGTTGGATGAGGATCTACACTCTGGTATTGACTTGCCACATTCTGTTGCTTACACTATAAATGGCGAACCAGGAGATTTGTGCCCATGCTCTAAAG AAACAACATACCGTTGGATGGTTGAATACGGCAAGACCTATCTTGTTCGACTTGTCAACGCTGCTGTGTCTGTCGATCTATTCTTCGCAGTTGCTCAACACAACCTCACAGTTGTTGGAACAGATGCACATTATACCAAACCCATAAACACTAGTTACATCATGATAAGCCCAGGACAAACAATGGATATCCTACTCACAACAAATCAGAGTCTTGGCCATTATTATATTGCTGCTCGACAATTTTGGAGCCAAGATGCCCCGGCTACATTATTTGACCCAGTCAATGCCACCATGATCCTCCAATATAAAGGCAATTATACTATCCCATCGTCCCCTACCTTTCCAAGTAATCTTCCCTTTTACAAAGACTTGCGATCTGCCATAACATTCACAAATCTTTTTAAGAGCTTAGCAAACAAAGATTATCCTGTAAATGTCCCCCTAAACATAACTACCAGAATGTTTATAACACTTTCCATGGGCGGCATTATTTTTCATAACCTTACATCAACACTTGAAGCAAAGGCTACAAGCGCCAATAACATAAGTTGGTCCAACCCAACTACAGATGTATTGCTTGCTTACTACAG GAACATTAGTGGGGTTTACACTACAGATTTCCCAGACCAGCCCCCATCTTATTTTAACTTCACAGGAGACGATTTTCCATATACCTTAACAGAACTTGGGACCAAAGTGAAGGTGTTGAATTATAATGAAGCAGTTGAGATGGTTTTTCAAAGTACCAATTTGGTGGAAGGCGCAGGGCTTCATCCAATGCATTTGCATGGGCATAGCTTCTATGTGGTTGGATCAGGTCCTGGGATCTATGACAATGTAACCGACCCAAAAAGTTTTAATCTGGTTGATCCGGTTGAAGTGAATACCTTCGGAGTTCCTAAGGAAGGATGGCTTGCCATTAGATTTGTGGCAAACAATCCAG GTGTGTGGTTTTGGCATTGTCATTTGGATAGACATATGACGTGGGGTATGTCTTCTGTTTTTATTGTAAAGAATGGGGACACGACTGAGACAAGTATTCGCAAGCCCCCTCCTCAAATGCCTCTATGCGATGCTTCATTTAGATTGCGGCTCGAAAACATTGATGGATTGGatcaaggaaaagaaaattaa
- the LOC126713537 gene encoding laccase-14-like isoform X1: MNPKKKESLFLGSLFLAVQCLCMVKGDVHFYDFVLTEENFTRLCSTETMLAVNGSIPGPVIRVHKGDTMYVNVHNQGYYGVTIHWHGIKQPRNPWSDGTNYITQCPIEPGSNFTYEVILSTEEGTLWWHAHSDWTRVGVHGAIVILPAIGTTYPFPKANDEEIIILGSLYRGNLKSSLDEDLHSGIDLPHSVAYTINGEPGDLCPCSKETTYRWMVEYGKTYLVRLVNAAVSVDLFFAVAQHNLTVVGTDAHYTKPINTSYIMISPGQTMDILLTTNQSLGHYYIAARQFWSQDAPATLFDPVNATMILQYKGNYTIPSSPTFPSNLPFYKDLRSAITFTNLFKSLANKDYPVNVPLNITTRMFITLSMGGIIFHNLTSTLEAKATSANNISWSNPTTDVLLAYYRNISGVYTTDFPDQPPSYFNFTGDDFPYTLTELGTKVKVLNYNEAVEMVFQSTNLVEGAGLHPMHLHGHSFYVVGSGPGIYDNVTDPKSFNLVDPVEVNTFGVPKEGWLAIRFVANNPGVWFWHCHLDRHMTWGMSSVFIVKNGDTTETSIRKPPPQLPQCESSFRLRLENIDGLDQGKENEPIFS, from the exons atgaatccaaaaaagaaagaatcgCTGTTTTTGGGCTCTCTGTTTCTTGCTGTACAGTGTCTTTGCATGGTCAAGGGCGATGTTCATTTTTATGACTTTGTT CTTACGGAGGAAAACTTCACAAGGTTGTGTAGCACTGAGACCATGTTAGCTGTAAATGGCAGTATTCCTGGGCCAGTAATACGGGTTCACAAAGGAGATACGATGTATGTCAATGTTCATAACCAAGGATATTATGGGGTGACCATTCACTG GCATGGTATAAAGCAACCAAGAAATCCATGGTCAGATGGCACAAACTACATCACACAATGTCCTATTGAACCAGGATCAAACTTCACCTATGAGGTCATTCTTTCCACAGAGGAGGGAACACTTTGGTGGCATGCTCACAGTGATTGGACACGAGTCGGTGTTCATGGTGCTATTGTTATCTTGCCTGCTATTGGAACCACTTATCCATTTCCCAAAGCAAATGACGAAGAGATCATAATACTTG GTTCGTTGTACAGAGGAAATTTAAAATCTTCGTTGGATGAGGATCTACACTCTGGTATTGACTTGCCACATTCTGTTGCTTACACTATAAATGGCGAACCAGGAGATTTGTGCCCATGCTCTAAAG AAACAACATACCGTTGGATGGTTGAATACGGCAAGACCTATCTTGTTCGACTTGTCAACGCTGCTGTGTCTGTCGATCTATTCTTCGCAGTTGCTCAACACAACCTCACAGTTGTTGGAACAGATGCACATTATACCAAACCCATAAACACTAGTTACATCATGATAAGCCCAGGACAAACAATGGATATCCTACTCACAACAAATCAGAGTCTTGGCCATTATTATATTGCTGCTCGACAATTTTGGAGCCAAGATGCCCCGGCTACATTATTTGACCCAGTCAATGCCACCATGATCCTCCAATATAAAGGCAATTATACTATCCCATCGTCCCCTACCTTTCCAAGTAATCTTCCCTTTTACAAAGACTTGCGATCTGCCATAACATTCACAAATCTTTTTAAGAGCTTAGCAAACAAAGATTATCCTGTAAATGTCCCCCTAAACATAACTACCAGAATGTTTATAACACTTTCCATGGGCGGCATTATTTTTCATAACCTTACATCAACACTTGAAGCAAAGGCTACAAGCGCCAATAACATAAGTTGGTCCAACCCAACTACAGATGTATTGCTTGCTTACTACAG GAACATTAGTGGGGTTTACACTACAGATTTCCCAGACCAGCCCCCATCTTATTTTAACTTCACAGGAGACGATTTTCCATATACCTTAACAGAACTTGGGACCAAAGTGAAGGTGTTGAATTATAATGAAGCAGTTGAGATGGTTTTTCAAAGTACCAATTTGGTGGAAGGCGCAGGGCTTCATCCAATGCATTTGCATGGGCATAGCTTCTATGTGGTTGGATCAGGTCCTGGGATCTATGACAATGTAACCGACCCAAAAAGTTTTAATCTGGTTGATCCGGTTGAAGTGAATACCTTCGGAGTTCCTAAGGAAGGATGGCTTGCCATTAGATTTGTGGCAAACAATCCAG GTGTGTGGTTTTGGCATTGTCATTTGGATAGACATATGACGTGGGGTATGTCTTCTGTTTTTATTGTAAAGAATGGGGATACGACTGAGACAAGCATTCGCAAACCCCCTCCTCAATTGCCTCAATGCGAATCTTCATTTAGATTGCGGCTCGAAAACATTGATGGATTGGatcaaggaaaagaaaatgaaccaATTTTTAGCTAA